A region from the Gossypium hirsutum isolate 1008001.06 chromosome A08, Gossypium_hirsutum_v2.1, whole genome shotgun sequence genome encodes:
- the LOC107952427 gene encoding uncharacterized protein, translating to MNNRGVRTRGARRRAAQDESSTAQVLTLNVGVNPNENYPVVDNVSQEPKELVIEEVNLGPIDERLQSNGVDVFKGVAGTTPTVAKYWMGNLLVNKIYRQCPLEVQGETFPIDLMEFSFNEFDLILGMDWLVEHQVSLDCASNRVSLKTTSGKEIVFEEEHRDYLSNVIYIIVAERMVRKGCEAYLAYLLDTNVSSSALSSIHTVKEFLDAFLKEFPGIPTECEVEFVIELFPGTTPVSNAPNRMAPKELKELKIQLQELLDCGFIRPSVSP from the exons ATGAATAATCGTGGAGTACGAACACGTGGTGCACGTCGTCGTGCAGCTCAGGATGAGTCATCTACTGCTCAAGTGCTTACACTGAACGTTGGTGTTAATCCTAATGAGAATTATCCCGTTGTGGATAATGTGAGTCAAGAGCCTAAAGAATTAGTTATTGAGGAAGTTAATCTTGGTCCTATTGATG AGAGGCTTCAATCTAATGGAGTCGATGTGTTTAAGGGAGTTGCTGGGACGACTCCTACAGTGGCTAAGTATTGGATG GGCAATCTTCTGGTGAATAAAATTTATAGACAATGTCCGCTAGAAGTCCAAGGTGAAACGTTTCCAATCGATTTGATGGAATTctcatttaatgaatttgacttaattttgggaatggactggttggtcgAACACCAAGTTAGTCTAGATTGTGCTTCAAATAGGGTTTCACTAAAGACAACTAGTGGGAAGGAAATTGTGTTTGAAGAGGAGCATAGAGATTACTTGTCAAATGTAATCTACATTATTGTTGCTGAAAGGATGGTTAGGAAAGGATGTGAGGCATATCTTGCTTATTTACTAGATACCAATGTTAGTAGCTCTGCTTTGAGCAGCATTCACACCGTAAAGGAATTTCTGGATGCTTTTCTGAAGGAGTTTCCTGGGATACCTACTGAAtgtgaagttgaatttgtaattgaacTGTTTCCTGGTACAACACCGGTGTCCAATGCACCCAATcgcatggcaccaaaagagcttaaGGAACTCAAGATCCAACTTCAAGAACTTCTGGATTGTGGATTCATTCGACCAAGTGTTTCACCATGA